In Candidatus Bathyarchaeia archaeon, the following are encoded in one genomic region:
- a CDS encoding methylated-DNA--[protein]-cysteine S-methyltransferase — MISLYIQRCENVWFGVACDEKKVFATAFGSAEETVRQDLLQNIPFNMPFQHSEKLSPFAERVLETLKKIYCGKDVSEKLPLSTEHLSDYFRKVIEITSLIPVGYVSSYGLIAKVAGGSPRGVGRVMAMNPFAPLVPCHRVVSSDFTLGGYGGGLKAKLAFLEREKRGYAVKREIPVNGKKLQVFPVEFVLKKVNVNSL; from the coding sequence ATGATTAGTCTTTATATTCAAAGATGTGAGAATGTTTGGTTTGGAGTAGCTTGCGACGAGAAAAAGGTTTTTGCAACAGCGTTTGGTTCCGCTGAAGAGACTGTGAGGCAAGATCTTCTACAGAACATCCCATTCAACATGCCTTTTCAACATTCCGAAAAGCTATCTCCGTTTGCTGAACGTGTTCTGGAAACCTTGAAGAAAATATATTGTGGAAAAGATGTTTCTGAGAAACTCCCACTAAGCACAGAACACCTTTCAGACTATTTCAGAAAAGTGATTGAGATAACGTCTTTGATTCCCGTTGGATACGTGTCTTCTTACGGGTTAATTGCAAAAGTTGCTGGAGGAAGCCCGAGAGGTGTTGGGCGTGTGATGGCTATGAATCCGTTTGCGCCGCTTGTTCCTTGCCATAGAGTTGTCAGTTCAGACTTCACTTTAGGCGGTTACGGTGGAGGTTTAAAAGCTAAACTTGCATTTTTAGAACGTGAGAAGCGTGGTTACGCGGTAAAGCGAGAGATTCCAGTTAACGGTAAGAAGTTGCAGGTTTTTCCGGTGGAGTTTGTTCTTAAAAAGGTAAATGTTAATTCGCTTTAG
- the psmB gene encoding archaeal proteasome endopeptidase complex subunit beta, producing the protein MESESQQSQYLWIPGATTVGVVCQDGVILASEKRVSYGYLVVSKGGKKVFKLTDQIGAACAGLVSDMQILVREVEAYAQLFNLDAGRPISVRAAAKLMSNLLFARRLAPLITQTIVGGLDDEGASLYVLDILGSVIPDKYAVVGSGTEIAMGVLEESYKEGMTMEEAKDLVVRAIKSAISRDIMSGDGIDFLLITKDGIQEESIKF; encoded by the coding sequence ATGGAAAGTGAATCACAACAATCTCAATATCTTTGGATTCCAGGCGCCACAACCGTCGGCGTAGTATGCCAAGACGGCGTTATTTTAGCTTCTGAGAAACGTGTTTCTTACGGTTATCTTGTCGTCAGCAAAGGCGGCAAAAAAGTTTTCAAATTAACTGACCAAATAGGCGCTGCATGCGCTGGACTCGTTTCAGACATGCAAATTCTCGTAAGAGAAGTGGAAGCATACGCGCAACTTTTCAATCTTGACGCAGGCAGACCAATTTCTGTGAGAGCAGCAGCCAAACTAATGTCAAACCTGCTTTTCGCTCGACGTTTAGCCCCCTTGATTACACAAACAATTGTTGGCGGACTAGATGATGAAGGAGCATCGCTTTACGTGCTTGACATTCTAGGTTCAGTAATACCTGACAAGTACGCTGTCGTTGGTTCGGGAACAGAAATCGCCATGGGAGTACTTGAAGAATCATACAAAGAAGGCATGACTATGGAAGAAGCCAAAGACTTAGTCGTAAGAGCAATAAAATCTGCCATAAGTAGAGACATCATGAGCGGCGACGGAATAGATTTCTTACTGATAACCAAGGATGGAATCCAGGAAGAATCAATAAAGTTCTAA
- a CDS encoding TIGR00296 family protein, with protein sequence MSFELSLEEGEFLVTLARKAVEEYLKSKRQISPPKNINDKLMQPCGVFVTINSIESGEKELRGCIGYPYPTTPLVQAVIESAISSATQDPRFYPLSLNELDKVVFEVSVLTPPQIIEVKKPNEYPNKIKIGEDGLIVERGMFKGLLLPQVPVEWEWDAEEFLCQCCIKAGLSPDYWLLDGTKIYKFQAIIFEEEKPKGKVKRKVLGGK encoded by the coding sequence TTGTCATTTGAGCTTAGCTTAGAAGAAGGAGAATTCCTCGTTACGCTTGCACGAAAAGCCGTTGAAGAATACCTAAAGAGTAAAAGGCAAATTAGTCCTCCCAAAAACATTAATGATAAACTAATGCAGCCCTGCGGAGTTTTCGTAACAATCAACAGCATAGAAAGTGGCGAAAAAGAACTGCGAGGCTGCATCGGCTATCCTTATCCAACCACACCATTAGTTCAAGCAGTTATAGAGTCTGCAATAAGCTCGGCAACTCAAGACCCACGCTTCTATCCACTATCATTAAACGAACTTGACAAGGTAGTCTTTGAAGTGAGCGTGCTTACACCTCCGCAGATAATAGAGGTTAAGAAACCAAATGAATACCCCAACAAAATCAAAATAGGCGAAGACGGACTGATTGTTGAAAGAGGCATGTTTAAAGGGCTACTTCTGCCTCAAGTGCCAGTTGAATGGGAATGGGATGCAGAGGAATTTCTGTGTCAATGCTGCATAAAAGCGGGCTTATCCCCAGATTATTGGCTTTTGGACGGCACCAAAATTTACAAGTTTCAAGCCATAATTTTTGAGGAAGAGAAACCAAAAGGCAAAGTGAAACGTAAGGTCCTCGGCGGGAAATAG
- a CDS encoding glycosyltransferase, whose amino-acid sequence MRVYFAPCGIGLGHVGRCIPIAKKLQEKNAEVVFSTYREGLRYVEQQKFPLIKAPSIGFQVKPDGTIDFKQTAINPGPFLSTFTLMKQVNAEIRAVQHFKPDVVVSDSRISPLIAARLLGIPRICILNQFQVIIPRRKRFLRLARLADSVTLTLVGKMWTSGNTTLIPDFPPPYTICAGNLNIPKSYRKNVKLIGPLLPVRPETLPTKEEIRKKLRLPLNKPVVFVPISGPIRERAFLTGILKKILMELPEDYEIVMSLGYPNADEKPFRRNNVTVYMWTSKRFEYLKACDLVVSRAGHGTLTQCLSYGKPMILIPTPSHTEQISNAKQVADLGAAKVLLQEKLDKGSLQKNIQQILESEIPARLEKIQREVLKYDGLEEAVATIANVAEDKQVF is encoded by the coding sequence ATGCGCGTTTATTTCGCTCCATGCGGCATAGGTTTAGGGCATGTAGGCAGATGTATTCCAATAGCGAAAAAACTTCAGGAAAAAAACGCTGAGGTAGTATTTTCCACTTATAGAGAAGGATTACGTTACGTTGAGCAACAAAAGTTTCCGCTCATAAAAGCTCCATCTATCGGTTTTCAAGTCAAACCAGATGGAACCATAGACTTTAAGCAGACCGCGATAAACCCGGGTCCATTTTTGTCGACTTTCACACTTATGAAACAAGTAAATGCTGAAATTCGAGCAGTTCAACACTTCAAACCCGACGTTGTTGTCTCAGATTCACGAATCTCGCCGTTAATAGCAGCTAGACTGCTAGGCATTCCTAGAATCTGCATTTTGAATCAGTTCCAAGTGATAATTCCACGAAGAAAGCGGTTTTTACGATTAGCCAGACTTGCAGACTCTGTAACGCTTACGCTTGTTGGAAAAATGTGGACAAGCGGAAACACGACTTTGATACCTGATTTTCCTCCGCCATACACGATATGCGCGGGCAACTTGAACATTCCCAAATCCTACAGAAAAAACGTCAAACTAATTGGGCCGCTACTGCCAGTTCGCCCAGAAACATTGCCGACTAAGGAAGAGATTCGTAAGAAATTAAGATTACCATTAAACAAGCCGGTTGTCTTTGTTCCAATAAGTGGTCCCATAAGAGAAAGAGCTTTCTTAACCGGGATTCTGAAGAAAATTTTGATGGAACTTCCAGAAGATTATGAAATAGTCATGTCGCTTGGCTATCCAAACGCAGATGAAAAGCCATTTCGCCGTAATAACGTAACGGTTTACATGTGGACCTCGAAACGGTTCGAGTATTTGAAAGCATGCGACTTGGTTGTGAGCCGCGCGGGACATGGAACCTTAACCCAGTGTTTATCCTATGGCAAACCAATGATACTCATACCCACACCAAGCCACACAGAGCAAATTAGCAACGCAAAACAAGTCGCTGACTTAGGCGCAGCGAAAGTCTTGCTTCAAGAAAAACTCGACAAGGGAAGCCTTCAGAAAAATATTCAGCAAATTTTGGAAAGCGAAATTCCCGCGAGATTGGAGAAAATTCAAAGAGAAGTTTTGAAATATGATGGTCTAGAAGAAGCCGTTGCCACAATAGCGAACGTGGCAGAGGATAAGCAAGTATTTTAA
- the nadC gene encoding carboxylating nicotinate-nucleotide diphosphorylase translates to MFVPRKILEEKLRKILEEDIGQGDITTALTVFEGSTAEAEVIAKEAGVAAGIEEARILLESLKLKTETLVADGEKIKPKQVLMKISGDMRTILSAERTVLNLLSRMSGIATATRKLVEKIQKAGFKTKVACTRKTAPGLLYFDKKAVQVGGGDTHRLHLDDMVLIKDNHITATGSLKEAIRKVKEKTSFSKKIEVEVTKVEDVLAAAKTGVDVIMLDNFSPKQLKEAVGLLKKAGFHGKLLLEASGGITAENILTYASTGIDIVSLGEITHSPKALDISLEIRKIRKQ, encoded by the coding sequence ATGTTTGTTCCTCGGAAAATTTTGGAAGAAAAACTTCGAAAAATACTCGAAGAAGACATCGGGCAAGGAGACATAACCACTGCACTGACGGTTTTCGAAGGAAGCACTGCAGAAGCAGAAGTAATAGCAAAAGAAGCTGGAGTCGCAGCAGGAATTGAAGAAGCAAGAATCCTTCTCGAAAGTTTAAAACTGAAAACTGAAACGCTAGTTGCAGATGGAGAAAAAATAAAGCCGAAACAAGTGCTCATGAAAATTTCAGGAGATATGCGAACGATACTTTCTGCTGAGCGCACAGTTCTAAACCTCCTTTCGCGCATGAGCGGCATAGCAACGGCGACACGAAAGTTAGTGGAAAAAATCCAGAAAGCGGGATTTAAGACGAAAGTTGCATGCACACGAAAAACAGCGCCCGGACTGCTTTATTTTGACAAAAAAGCGGTTCAAGTTGGCGGTGGCGACACGCATCGGCTTCATTTAGATGATATGGTTTTAATCAAAGACAACCATATAACAGCAACTGGAAGCCTAAAAGAAGCCATAAGAAAAGTGAAGGAAAAAACTTCATTCAGCAAAAAGATTGAAGTTGAAGTTACCAAAGTTGAGGATGTTCTAGCCGCGGCAAAGACTGGTGTAGATGTAATAATGTTGGACAACTTTTCCCCAAAACAATTAAAAGAAGCTGTTGGGCTGCTCAAAAAAGCCGGATTTCATGGCAAACTTTTGTTGGAAGCCAGCGGAGGAATAACTGCAGAAAATATTTTGACATATGCATCAACGGGCATCGACATTGTAAGTTTAGGAGAAATAACACACAGCCCAAAGGCGCTTGACATAAGTCTGGAAATTAGAAAGATCAGAAAGCAATAG
- a CDS encoding stage II sporulation protein M, translated as MKFDFGNKLSPLYKRIFVIGVFFVISVIVTIAGTLIPLSAAEANEINESMNQTRNTLNSMSLLNQVTFIFGNNFFICLLAFIPIAGIFLELYVLFSTGVTIAGLSYGIAHPSLVFLNLLVLPFGWLEFLAYSIGISEGVWLFWRIIKHRGRRELAYASMFIAICALLLLAAAFIEIGMSSLLA; from the coding sequence GTGAAATTTGACTTTGGGAATAAATTGTCACCATTGTATAAGAGAATATTTGTAATTGGGGTTTTCTTTGTAATTTCTGTAATTGTAACCATTGCTGGCACTTTGATCCCTCTTTCTGCAGCGGAAGCAAACGAGATAAATGAATCAATGAACCAAACAAGAAACACTTTAAATAGTATGTCATTGCTAAATCAAGTTACATTCATCTTTGGAAATAATTTTTTCATTTGTCTACTTGCTTTTATTCCAATAGCCGGAATCTTTCTAGAACTTTACGTGTTATTTAGCACTGGCGTCACGATTGCAGGATTAAGCTACGGAATTGCCCATCCCTCTTTAGTTTTTCTTAATTTGCTCGTTTTACCTTTTGGATGGTTAGAGTTTCTAGCTTATTCAATAGGAATAAGTGAAGGCGTTTGGCTGTTTTGGCGCATAATAAAACATAGAGGCCGAAGGGAACTAGCGTACGCGTCAATGTTTATCGCGATTTGTGCGTTGCTGCTTTTGGCGGCTGCATTCATAGAAATTGGAATGAGCTCTTTGTTGGCTTAA
- a CDS encoding DUF4152 family protein: protein MKIVAADSSSAILNDKFEPLTIVAAAAVLVNPPYREPNVCLAKPIFIKAEDGHEAVIREAELCKELLGRVKADVVHLDMSLGAVSLEELSPIQFSNMKVSSRARQHLLRILPKLRKISGEITQKYRIEVLAIGKESIPVRIAELTSGAHAIIYTSEKAIEEKKVLMLGLPSKCQPRLAEKDVYLYSLIGAEHDVRGYAEDKKEILKKVNIIEMLNPTARGFRVLKITPKV, encoded by the coding sequence TTGAAAATTGTCGCAGCGGATTCCTCGTCCGCCATATTAAATGATAAGTTTGAACCATTAACGATTGTTGCGGCAGCGGCAGTGCTGGTTAATCCGCCTTATCGAGAACCCAACGTGTGCCTAGCCAAGCCTATTTTCATAAAAGCAGAAGACGGACATGAAGCAGTGATTCGCGAAGCAGAACTTTGCAAGGAACTATTAGGAAGAGTTAAGGCAGACGTTGTGCACCTTGACATGTCTTTAGGAGCAGTTTCTCTGGAGGAACTTTCTCCCATACAGTTTTCTAATATGAAAGTTTCCAGCAGAGCAAGACAGCATCTCCTACGGATTTTGCCCAAGCTTAGGAAAATTAGCGGCGAAATCACGCAAAAATATAGAATTGAGGTTCTTGCCATCGGAAAAGAAAGCATCCCAGTAAGAATTGCAGAATTAACATCTGGAGCACACGCAATCATCTACACAAGCGAAAAGGCAATTGAAGAAAAGAAGGTGCTAATGCTTGGTTTGCCCTCTAAATGTCAACCCAGACTAGCAGAAAAAGACGTGTATCTTTATTCTCTTATTGGAGCAGAACACGACGTGAGAGGCTACGCTGAAGATAAGAAAGAAATTCTCAAAAAAGTTAATATTATTGAAATGTTAAACCCAACTGCGAGAGGTTTCAGAGTCTTAAAAATAACTCCAAAGGTGTAG
- a CDS encoding RlmE family RNA methyltransferase: MPKAWIRERKKDYYYRMAKEREYRSRAAFKLLEAIEKYHFIKYRDVVVDLGSAPGGWIKVARKIVGSKGFVLGVDLKPIKPFPQDNVRTIIGDINEPETLQEILNTLPKKADAVVSDVSPNISGIWEVDHARQIDLAHQALKIALETLKPRGNFFVKVFQGDLLDDFIQKVKKHFEVVRIMKPKASRTKSSEIFILGMHLKETSD, translated from the coding sequence TTGCCAAAGGCGTGGATTCGGGAAAGAAAGAAGGATTATTATTACAGAATGGCTAAAGAGCGGGAATACCGTTCTAGAGCAGCGTTCAAACTGCTTGAAGCCATCGAAAAGTATCATTTCATAAAATACCGCGATGTCGTTGTTGATTTGGGTTCTGCACCGGGCGGTTGGATTAAAGTTGCAAGAAAAATCGTTGGAAGCAAAGGCTTTGTCTTAGGAGTTGACTTGAAACCCATTAAACCTTTTCCACAAGATAATGTTCGAACGATAATAGGCGACATAAATGAGCCAGAAACTCTTCAAGAGATTTTGAATACTCTTCCCAAAAAGGCTGACGCGGTAGTTTCAGACGTTTCTCCCAACATCTCTGGAATATGGGAAGTCGACCATGCCCGCCAAATAGATTTGGCACACCAAGCATTAAAAATAGCCCTAGAAACGCTCAAGCCACGCGGAAATTTCTTTGTAAAGGTTTTTCAAGGAGATTTATTAGATGACTTTATCCAAAAAGTAAAGAAACACTTTGAAGTTGTCAGGATAATGAAGCCTAAAGCGAGTAGAACTAAAAGCTCTGAAATATTTATTTTGGGAATGCACTTGAAGGAAACATCAGATTAA
- a CDS encoding transcriptional regulator, whose amino-acid sequence MPKRNDLEQKALQYIMNVGFEGILQSDLWRKLGASSREGSRIALKLEAKKLIRREKELREGRWTYRLYPKRVPASIDSIADCPCLMCPDNARCDPSSSISPQNCERLTDWLLLIAKGESGTIGDS is encoded by the coding sequence ATGCCGAAACGCAATGATTTAGAACAAAAAGCCCTCCAATACATAATGAACGTTGGATTCGAGGGCATATTACAATCAGACTTATGGCGCAAACTCGGCGCAAGCAGCCGAGAAGGCTCCAGAATAGCCCTGAAACTAGAAGCCAAAAAACTCATCCGCAGAGAAAAAGAACTGCGCGAAGGAAGATGGACGTATAGGCTATATCCTAAAAGAGTCCCGGCGTCAATAGACTCGATTGCAGACTGCCCATGTCTAATGTGTCCAGACAATGCTAGATGCGACCCGTCAAGCTCGATTTCGCCGCAAAACTGTGAAAGACTCACAGACTGGTTGCTTTTGATAGCGAAAGGCGAATCTGGCACGATTGGTGACAGTTAG
- the kae1 gene encoding KEOPS complex N(6)-L-threonylcarbamoyladenine synthase Kae1, which produces MGIESTADDFSVGISTFDGRILANVISAYVPEEGGIHPREAARHHAEVASKVLEEALVKSGIKPHDLSVVAFSQGPGLGPCLRTGATIARALASYLNIPLVGVNHCIAHIEVGKLETNARDPVTLYVSGGNTIVAAFDSGRYRVFGETLDIALGNCLDVFAREAGLRQKPGMPFGAVVEKLASKGKKLISLPYTVKGMDTSFSGLLTAAVNLLKKNEYKLEDLCYSLQETAFSMITEVTERALAHTEKKEVLLTGGVAANKRLQSMIKTIAEEHDARFCVVPSQFAIDNGAMIAWTGVLAYQHGVITPIEKSFVKLRWRLDEVEVPWIK; this is translated from the coding sequence TTGGGAATTGAGTCGACAGCTGACGATTTCAGCGTTGGGATATCAACGTTTGATGGTAGAATATTAGCAAACGTGATAAGCGCTTATGTGCCGGAAGAAGGCGGCATTCATCCTAGAGAAGCGGCAAGACATCACGCTGAAGTGGCAAGCAAAGTCTTAGAGGAAGCTTTAGTAAAATCTGGAATAAAGCCACATGATTTGTCGGTTGTCGCGTTTTCTCAAGGTCCAGGTTTAGGTCCTTGTCTTCGGACGGGCGCAACAATTGCGCGTGCCTTGGCGTCTTATCTTAACATTCCGCTTGTAGGTGTGAATCATTGTATCGCGCATATTGAAGTGGGAAAGCTTGAGACAAACGCTAGAGACCCTGTAACGCTTTATGTTTCTGGCGGAAACACGATAGTTGCTGCTTTTGATTCTGGGCGTTACAGAGTTTTTGGCGAAACATTAGATATTGCCCTTGGAAATTGTTTGGATGTTTTTGCAAGGGAGGCTGGGCTTCGGCAAAAACCCGGCATGCCTTTTGGCGCTGTTGTTGAGAAGCTTGCTTCTAAAGGGAAGAAGTTGATTTCGTTGCCTTATACTGTGAAGGGCATGGATACTTCTTTCAGTGGCTTATTAACCGCTGCTGTTAACTTACTAAAAAAGAATGAGTATAAACTTGAGGACTTGTGCTATAGCCTTCAAGAAACGGCGTTTTCAATGATTACAGAAGTTACTGAGAGAGCTTTGGCGCACACGGAGAAAAAGGAGGTTCTTTTGACTGGTGGAGTAGCTGCTAATAAAAGATTGCAGTCTATGATTAAGACGATTGCTGAAGAACATGATGCGAGATTTTGTGTAGTGCCGAGCCAGTTTGCAATTGATAATGGTGCTATGATTGCGTGGACAGGAGTGTTGGCATACCAACATGGTGTTATAACACCTATCGAAAAGAGCTTTGTGAAGTTGCGTTGGCGGCTTGACGAGGTTGAAGTTCCATGGATAAAATGA
- a CDS encoding KEOPS complex kinase/ATPase Bud32, producing MDKMKLPQLIKKGAEANLYLAQWHGRKVIMKKRLPKKYRPLKLDEQVRVYRTIHEPRLMHEAKKAGVPTPTIFLVDIGNATIIMDYIEGKQVKLLLSEVSKTERHGFCFKIGELIGRLHECGIIHGDLTTSNMILNSEGKIFFVDFGLGEKTKELESRGVDLHLMKRALQSTHFQFAEECFDAVIEGYANVIDAETVKNVLDKIAEIERRGRYVAERKGEKA from the coding sequence ATGGATAAAATGAAGCTGCCGCAGCTGATTAAGAAAGGCGCAGAAGCCAACCTTTACCTTGCACAGTGGCATGGCAGAAAAGTGATAATGAAGAAACGTTTACCCAAAAAGTATCGTCCATTAAAGTTGGATGAGCAAGTTCGAGTTTACCGGACAATTCATGAGCCACGGTTGATGCATGAAGCGAAGAAAGCGGGAGTGCCTACACCAACAATTTTTTTGGTTGACATCGGAAATGCGACAATAATAATGGACTATATAGAGGGAAAACAGGTTAAACTATTATTAAGCGAAGTTTCAAAAACGGAGAGACATGGTTTCTGTTTCAAAATTGGTGAATTAATTGGTAGGCTTCACGAATGTGGCATAATTCATGGCGACTTGACAACATCTAACATGATTTTGAACTCGGAAGGAAAGATTTTCTTTGTGGATTTTGGGCTTGGCGAAAAGACGAAGGAGCTTGAAAGTAGAGGAGTTGACTTACATCTTATGAAGAGAGCTTTGCAGAGCACGCATTTCCAGTTTGCTGAAGAATGTTTTGACGCGGTTATTGAAGGTTATGCAAATGTTATTGATGCTGAAACTGTGAAAAATGTTTTAGATAAGATAGCGGAGATAGAGAGAAGAGGACGATATGTTGCTGAACGGAAAGGTGAAAAGGCATGA
- a CDS encoding VOC family protein: MIKTVWCVTFYVSDLKKAAKFYEEILGLEKKYEYSSYVGFECGGVEIGLIPKLTEGEKVSLLSPSVEFLVDDVSKACEELKKKGVKFTKELHDEPWGGRQATFTDPDGNVLEIAQINWQKYFSVAAEGAKKKL, encoded by the coding sequence ATGATTAAGACTGTTTGGTGTGTGACCTTTTATGTTTCGGACTTGAAGAAAGCCGCGAAGTTTTATGAAGAAATTCTGGGTTTAGAGAAGAAGTATGAGTATTCAAGTTATGTTGGGTTTGAGTGTGGTGGAGTAGAAATTGGATTGATTCCTAAACTTACCGAAGGAGAGAAAGTAAGTCTTTTGTCGCCTTCTGTGGAATTTCTTGTGGATGATGTAAGTAAAGCATGCGAGGAACTTAAAAAGAAAGGAGTAAAATTCACAAAAGAATTGCATGATGAGCCATGGGGTGGAAGACAAGCAACCTTCACAGACCCAGATGGCAATGTCTTAGAAATAGCGCAGATAAACTGGCAAAAATATTTTAGTGTAGCCGCAGAAGGTGCAAAGAAGAAGCTGTGA
- a CDS encoding XTP/dITP diphosphatase — protein MNFQLKGKVIFFATNNVNKFNEARMVFGEYKIAVGMLRVKTLEVQNDSLEEIAKASVMEAFRKCNLPVIVEDAGLFVEALNGFPGPYAAYVYKTIGNKGLLQLMEKAENRRAVFQSAIAYYSADLESPICFKGEVVGEITRRERTANNSSGFGFDPIFQPVNIGKTFAEMTTKEKNKYSHRAKALRKFAEWYRKHQ, from the coding sequence ATGAATTTTCAATTAAAAGGCAAAGTCATATTTTTCGCAACAAACAATGTTAACAAGTTTAATGAAGCCCGCATGGTTTTTGGTGAATATAAGATAGCTGTTGGCATGCTTAGAGTAAAAACGTTGGAGGTTCAAAATGACAGTTTAGAGGAGATTGCAAAAGCAAGCGTCATGGAAGCCTTTAGGAAATGTAATTTGCCAGTGATTGTTGAAGATGCTGGATTATTCGTGGAAGCGCTAAATGGTTTTCCGGGACCATATGCTGCATATGTTTACAAGACAATAGGCAACAAGGGTTTGTTGCAGCTTATGGAAAAGGCTGAAAACAGAAGAGCAGTTTTCCAGTCTGCAATCGCATATTATTCTGCTGATTTAGAATCGCCGATATGTTTTAAAGGTGAGGTTGTTGGAGAAATAACAAGGAGGGAAAGAACAGCGAATAATTCTTCTGGCTTTGGCTTTGACCCCATTTTTCAGCCAGTCAACATCGGCAAAACGTTCGCGGAAATGACCACAAAAGAAAAAAACAAGTATTCACATCGTGCAAAGGCTTTGCGCAAGTTTGCTGAATGGTACCGGAAGCATCAATAA
- a CDS encoding 30S ribosomal protein S15, with translation MMPKQEKGKSHQTRPVSKRPPSWCKYQPEEVEALVIKLAKEGHAPSRIGTILRDQYAIPLVKPITGKTITRILKEAELAPAMPEDLGNLVKKAESLAAHLEKNKKDVHNKRALQIIEAKIHKLSRYYKREGVLPPNWKYEPKIASLA, from the coding sequence GTGATGCCAAAACAGGAAAAAGGAAAATCTCATCAGACAAGACCAGTTAGCAAACGTCCTCCAAGCTGGTGCAAATACCAGCCAGAAGAAGTGGAGGCGTTAGTAATTAAGTTGGCGAAGGAAGGACATGCTCCGAGTCGCATTGGAACAATTCTTAGAGACCAGTATGCTATTCCTCTTGTGAAGCCGATAACTGGGAAGACTATAACGAGGATACTTAAGGAGGCTGAGCTTGCGCCGGCGATGCCGGAGGATTTGGGGAATTTAGTGAAGAAAGCGGAAAGTTTGGCTGCTCATTTGGAGAAGAATAAGAAGGATGTGCATAATAAGAGGGCGCTTCAGATTATTGAAGCGAAGATTCATAAGCTTTCACGGTATTATAAGCGTGAAGGTGTTTTGCCTCCGAATTGGAAGTATGAGCCGAAAATTGCTTCGCTTGCTTAG